The genomic segment TATCAACCTTAAAATTTTTGGATTCCAATAACTTTTGTAACGAATAAATATTATCTGGGTTGTCATCGACTATTAATATCATAGAGAGCTAAAACTTAGAATCAAAAGTAAACAAATGTAAAAAAATTAACTGAATCCACCTTCGTCTTGTCCACGGTAAAATAACGTTCACCCCGCAATTTAAGCACTCTGGACAAGCTATGCAACAAATAAACAAAACATTAACTTATGATTACCTGTTTGAATTAATAAAGATCAACATCAATACATCAGAAGACAAACACAGCTGCGTATGATTCAGTTTACATCCAAGGGTATATATTGCATTCCGGGAAGGTTTTATCTTGATCCCTGGCAACCTGTTGACCTGGCTGTTATTTCACATGGACATGCTGACCATGCCCGCTGGGGAATGAAAAAATACCTTTGTCACCATTTCACGGTAGGAATTCTCCGAAGCCGTATTGGCCCCGATATACAGATCCAGGGTCTCGCTTACAATGAGCCTGTACATATCAACGGTGTAAAAGTTTCCTTACATCCTGCGGGGCATATCATCGGTTCGGCACAGATCCGCTTAGAATACAAAGGTCAAGTTGTTGTCTTCACGGGCGACTATAAGCTACAGGATGATGGTCTATCCACGCCCTTTGAACCCGTCAAATGCCATCAGCTCATCACAGAAAGCACCTTTGGGCTGCCTGTGTACCACTGGGAAACGATAACCATACAGAATCAGCGTCTAAAAACCTGGATAGCCAACAACCAGGCCGCCAAAAAGTCTTCGGTTTTTATTGGTTACTCGCTCGGCAAATCACAGCGGATTCTGAATGCCGTGCAGGAGATGGGGCCCGTATACGTGCATTACAGCATTGCCCGACTGAACGAAGCTTATACCGAAGCAGGTATAAAGCTACCGTCTTATCAGATTGCAGATCTTAAGCTTAATTCCAAACAACTCGACGGACAGATTATATTACTCCCGCCGGCACTGCTTGACAGCCAGCTTTTACATAAGATACCTCACGTTGCCTACGCCATCTGCTCCGGCTGGATGCAGATCCGTGGTGCCCGACGCTGGCGAAGCGCAGATGCCGGTTTCGCGATCAGTGATCACGCCGACTGGCACGGTCTGCTCCAGGCCGTCCGTGCCAGCAGCGCCGAGAAGGTCTATGTGACCCATGGGCAGACAGCCACCTTTGCCAAATACCTTAATGAGATCGGCATTGAAGCTGAAGAAGTCAAAACCCAATATGGCGATGAAGAAGATCCACAAACCCTTACACAGGAATCCGCCACATGAAAGAATTTGCAACATTGATTCATGCTCTCGACAGCAGCAATAAAACCAACGTAAAAAAAGAAGCAATCATCGCGTTTCTTAACGAAGCCCCAGACAAGGACAAGCTCTGGCTTTTGGCACTCATGA from the Sphingobacterium thalpophilum genome contains:
- a CDS encoding ligase-associated DNA damage response exonuclease; the protein is MIQFTSKGIYCIPGRFYLDPWQPVDLAVISHGHADHARWGMKKYLCHHFTVGILRSRIGPDIQIQGLAYNEPVHINGVKVSLHPAGHIIGSAQIRLEYKGQVVVFTGDYKLQDDGLSTPFEPVKCHQLITESTFGLPVYHWETITIQNQRLKTWIANNQAAKKSSVFIGYSLGKSQRILNAVQEMGPVYVHYSIARLNEAYTEAGIKLPSYQIADLKLNSKQLDGQIILLPPALLDSQLLHKIPHVAYAICSGWMQIRGARRWRSADAGFAISDHADWHGLLQAVRASSAEKVYVTHGQTATFAKYLNEIGIEAEEVKTQYGDEEDPQTLTQESAT